The stretch of DNA TACTGATTCTTTAGGTGTATCGTTTCAACAATTATTATTAGAAAAAATTAACGAAGCAGAAAGACGTACTAGTTTGGATTTTGGGTCAAATTTAGTATCTGTTCCATATAAAATGCAATCCCCTCTGAATGCAATAGACAATTCATCTATAACTACGAATAACTCTAGTGTGTCAGCTTATCAACAATTAATCTCAAACGCGAGTCAAAAGTACGGAGTGGATGAAAGTCTAATTAATGCAGTAATTAAACATGAATCTAATTATAACCCAAATGCTACTAGTTCAGCAGGTGCTCAAGGATTAATGCAATTGATGCCACAAACTGCAGCAGGTTTAGGAGTTACAAATGCTTATGATCCTGTTCAAAATATTAATGCAGGAACTAAATATCTTAGTCAGATGTTACAA from Oceanobacillus iheyensis HTE831 encodes:
- a CDS encoding lytic transglycosylase domain-containing protein: MEINGLPQMMPFQIMSSLQTSNSTDSLGVSFQQLLLEKINEAERRTSLDFGSNLVSVPYKMQSPLNAIDNSSITTNNSSVSAYQQLISNASQKYGVDESLINAVIKHESNYNPNATSSAGAQGLMQLMPQTAAGLGVTNAYDPVQNINAGTKYLSQMLQRYNGDNQLALAAYNAGPGNVDKYQGIPPFRETTAYVSKVMQSLQA